Proteins co-encoded in one Vibrio fortis genomic window:
- a CDS encoding YacL family protein, translating into MEFEFTRNTLMGEYYVKCSMGHEIVGRWLQEEIGKDKTKIDQVLALIESSRTNFSNELSMLGKEITLSINEDEVTIQENVLGHDYEMEEGSEFDFYNSESLSVCGIDDFELLMERWVDFLGL; encoded by the coding sequence ATGGAATTCGAATTTACAAGAAACACTTTGATGGGCGAGTACTACGTAAAGTGCAGCATGGGACACGAGATCGTAGGACGCTGGCTTCAAGAAGAGATTGGCAAAGATAAAACCAAAATTGACCAAGTGCTAGCGCTGATCGAATCTTCACGCACTAACTTTAGCAATGAGCTTTCAATGTTAGGCAAAGAGATCACACTCTCGATAAATGAAGATGAAGTGACAATTCAAGAGAACGTTCTTGGCCATGACTATGAAATGGAAGAGGGCAGCGAGTTCGATTTTTACAATAGTGAAAGCTTATCGGTATGTGGTATTGATGATTTTGAGTTGTTGATGGAGCGCTGGGTAGATTTCTTAGGGTTGTAG
- the acnB gene encoding bifunctional aconitate hydratase 2/2-methylisocitrate dehydratase, with the protein MLEAYRKHVEERAAEGVVPKPLDAEQVAGLVELLKNPPQGEEEFILDLLENRIPPGVDEAAYVKAGFLTAITKGEVASPLVSKAKAAELLGTMQGGYNIESLISLLDDAELAPIAVKALSHTLLMFDAFYDVEEKAKAGNASAQQVLQSWADADWFTSKEKVAEKITVKVFKVTGETNTDDLSPAPDAWSRPDIPVHAKAMLKMERDGINPDQPGTVGPIAQIEELQKDGIQLAYVGDVVGTGSSRKSATNSVLWFMGEDIPYVPNKRTGGVCLGGKIAPIFYNTMEDSGALPIELDVQNMNMGDIIDIFPYEGVVRKNGEEISSFELSKVLLDEVRAGGRIPLIIGRGLTSRARTSLGLEETDLFAKPVDPSASDKGYTLAQKMVGKACGVEGVRAGQYCEPKMTTVGSQDTTGPMTRDELKDLACLGFSADLVMQSFCHTSAYPKPVDVNTHHTLPDFIMNRAGVSLRPGDGVIHSWLNRMLLPDTVGTGGDSHTRFPLGISFPAGSGLVAFAAATGVMPLDMPESILVRFKGEMQPGITLRDLVHAIPLYGIKQGLLTVEKAGKINEFSGRVLEIEGVEHLSVEQAFELSDASAERSAAGCTVKLSQESIEEYLNSNIVMLKWMIAEGYGDVRTIERRITAMEEWLANPELLSADSDAEYAHVIEIDLADIDQPILCAPNDPDDARLLSDVQGTEIQEVFIGSCMTNIGHFRAAGKMLEEFNGSLSTRLWVAPPTKMDKDQLTEEGYYGIFGRAGVRIETPGCSLCMGNQARVADKSTVMSTSTRNFPNRLGTGANVYLASAELSAVGAILGRIPTKEEYLEYAEKINATAADTYRYLNFHKMGQYTEKADTVIFQEPA; encoded by the coding sequence GTGCTTGAAGCCTACCGTAAACACGTCGAAGAACGTGCTGCCGAAGGAGTTGTTCCAAAACCACTAGATGCCGAGCAGGTTGCTGGCCTAGTTGAACTTCTAAAGAACCCACCTCAAGGTGAAGAAGAGTTCATTCTTGACCTACTAGAAAATCGCATTCCACCAGGTGTAGATGAAGCTGCTTACGTAAAAGCGGGCTTCTTAACTGCTATCACCAAAGGTGAAGTAGCATCACCACTTGTTAGCAAAGCGAAAGCGGCAGAGCTGCTAGGTACTATGCAAGGTGGTTACAACATCGAGTCGTTGATTTCACTTCTTGATGATGCTGAACTGGCTCCTATTGCTGTTAAAGCACTATCTCACACGTTACTGATGTTCGATGCTTTCTACGATGTAGAAGAGAAGGCCAAGGCAGGTAATGCTTCAGCACAACAAGTACTTCAATCTTGGGCAGACGCTGATTGGTTTACTTCGAAAGAGAAAGTTGCTGAAAAAATCACAGTAAAAGTATTTAAAGTCACTGGTGAAACGAACACCGATGATCTATCTCCAGCACCTGATGCATGGTCTCGTCCAGACATTCCAGTACACGCAAAAGCGATGCTGAAAATGGAACGTGATGGTATCAACCCTGACCAACCTGGCACTGTAGGTCCAATCGCTCAGATTGAAGAGCTGCAAAAAGACGGCATTCAGCTTGCTTACGTCGGTGACGTTGTAGGTACAGGTTCTTCTCGTAAGTCTGCGACCAACTCAGTACTTTGGTTCATGGGTGAAGATATCCCATACGTACCAAACAAGCGTACTGGTGGTGTTTGTCTGGGTGGTAAGATCGCGCCAATCTTCTACAACACAATGGAAGACTCTGGTGCACTACCTATCGAACTTGACGTACAGAACATGAACATGGGCGATATTATCGATATCTTCCCATACGAAGGTGTTGTACGTAAAAATGGTGAAGAGATCTCTAGCTTTGAACTGAGCAAAGTGTTGCTTGATGAAGTTCGTGCTGGTGGTCGTATTCCACTGATCATCGGTCGTGGCCTAACTAGCCGTGCTCGTACATCTCTTGGTCTAGAAGAGACAGATCTATTTGCTAAGCCAGTAGATCCATCTGCATCTGACAAGGGCTACACGCTAGCTCAGAAGATGGTTGGTAAAGCTTGTGGTGTTGAAGGCGTTCGCGCAGGTCAATACTGTGAGCCTAAGATGACCACAGTAGGTTCTCAAGATACAACGGGTCCAATGACGCGTGATGAGCTTAAAGACCTTGCGTGTCTGGGCTTCTCTGCTGACCTTGTGATGCAATCTTTCTGTCACACATCGGCTTACCCGAAACCAGTTGACGTTAACACGCACCACACGCTACCTGATTTCATCATGAACCGTGCGGGTGTTTCACTTCGCCCAGGCGATGGTGTTATCCACTCATGGTTAAACCGTATGCTTCTGCCTGATACTGTAGGTACAGGTGGTGACTCGCATACTCGTTTCCCTCTAGGTATCTCATTCCCTGCGGGTTCAGGTCTAGTTGCATTCGCAGCAGCAACAGGTGTAATGCCTCTTGATATGCCAGAATCTATCTTGGTTCGCTTTAAAGGTGAAATGCAACCGGGTATCACACTACGTGACCTAGTACATGCAATCCCGCTTTACGGCATCAAGCAAGGTCTACTAACAGTAGAAAAAGCAGGTAAGATCAACGAATTCTCTGGTCGCGTACTGGAAATCGAAGGTGTTGAGCACCTATCTGTTGAGCAAGCATTCGAGCTTTCTGACGCATCTGCTGAGCGTTCAGCTGCTGGCTGTACTGTTAAGCTGTCTCAAGAATCTATCGAAGAGTACTTGAACTCAAACATTGTTATGCTTAAGTGGATGATCGCTGAAGGCTATGGTGATGTTCGTACTATCGAGCGTCGTATCACGGCAATGGAAGAGTGGTTAGCGAACCCTGAGCTGCTATCTGCAGATTCAGACGCTGAATACGCTCACGTTATCGAGATCGACCTTGCTGATATCGATCAGCCAATCCTATGTGCACCAAATGATCCAGATGATGCTCGTCTTCTTTCTGACGTGCAAGGCACTGAGATTCAAGAAGTGTTCATCGGTTCTTGTATGACGAACATCGGTCACTTCCGTGCTGCAGGTAAGATGCTTGAAGAGTTCAACGGCTCGCTAAGCACTCGTCTATGGGTGGCTCCGCCAACTAAGATGGATAAAGACCAGCTAACTGAAGAAGGCTATTACGGTATCTTCGGCCGTGCTGGGGTTCGTATCGAAACTCCGGGTTGTTCATTGTGTATGGGTAACCAAGCACGTGTTGCTGACAAGTCGACAGTAATGTCTACGTCTACTCGTAACTTCCCGAACCGTTTGGGTACAGGTGCGAACGTTTACCTAGCGTCAGCTGAGCTTTCTGCGGTAGGTGCGATTCTAGGTCGTATCCCAACGAAAGAAGAGTACCTAGAGTACGCAGAGAAGATTAATGCAACGGCAGCTGATACTTACCGTTACCTGAACTTCCACAAGATGGGTCAGTACACAGAGAAAGCTGACACGGTTATCTTCCAAGAACCAGCATAA